In Bactrocera oleae isolate idBacOlea1 chromosome 3, idBacOlea1, whole genome shotgun sequence, a genomic segment contains:
- the Ufd4 gene encoding E3 ubiquitin-protein ligase Ufd4 isoform X1 gives MGDVDPETLLEWLSMGQGDERDMQLIALEQLCMLLLMSDNVDRCFESCPPRTFLPALCKIFLDDLAPENVLEVTARAITYYLDVSAECTRRIVAIDGAIKAICNRLVVADLSSRTSRDLAEQCIKVLELICTREAGAVFDGGGLNCVLTFIRDCGSQVHKDTLHSAMAVVSRLCTKVEPNAPCIQNCVESLSTLLQHEDPMVADGALKCFASVADRYTRKWVDPAPLAEYGLVEELLKRLGNAAGPINNTSTTTAASPVATAGASTSTTSTGSGGNNDNISSVTTTTATQNKPTATSDSSRTSQSISTTISLLSTLCRGSPSITHDLLRSQLPDAIERALKGDERCVLDCMRLADLLLLLLFEGRQALNRVGTAGGAQGQLAARVRRNDSSAERTHRQLIDCIRSKDTEALQEAIESGGIDVNCMDDVGQTLLNWASAFGTLEMVEYLCEKGADVNKGQRSSSLHYAACFGRPSIAKVLLKYGAYPDLRDEDGKTPLDKARERADDGHREVAAILQSPGEWMAAGNLAANKDGTDDNGTLEPRGDPEMAPIYLKLFLPVFCRTFQGTMLASVRRASLGLIKKMVQYAQSGVLKGLCEPQLQLESIAVTSTNAQNLGTLLVEVVASVLDNEDDDDGHLVVLNIIEELMSKTQDEFLDHFARLGVFSKVQALMEPDNEINDATTTTVHVGANAITATTVEDQLNQSSSSGITSSTQQTTTATDDAMEDAKEILQGKAYHWHEWSICRGRDCLYVWSDSAALELSNGSNGWFRFILDGKLATMYSSGSPENGNDSSGRGRGMDSVTSEENRGEFLEKLLRARSAVRPGTPSQPILPTVSVLRLVVGNWVLQSQKPNQLQIHNTEGHQVTILQDELPGFIFESNRGTKHTFTAEHTLGPDFASGWSTGKKKKIKTKTEVQKTQVKNLARELYNKYFKAAQAVPRGAVAKLTSIVKQIEVALEEQRLSPHSNWQEKLRTSLNELAQLLHEDGVVSAYEMHSSGLVQSLVAVLSKNYWDNGLSRNKTNKMLKQRINIFKQCIFDAKLPSGDVRNTTASILVQKLVAVLESTEKLPIYMYDAPGASYGLQILTKRLRFRLERAACETTLFDRTGRTLKMEPLATVGQLAKYLLKMVAKQWYDMDRSTYHYLKKLREHRQGMVFKHHYDFDEEGLIYYIGSNGGTCDWVNPAQYGLVQVTSSEGKTLPYGKLEDILSRDSVSVNCHTKDNKKAWFAIDLGVYIIPNAYTLRHARGYGRSALRNWMLQGSKDGVTWTTLVTHTDDKSLVEPGSTATWPIVCSPDEMHGFRHIRVQQNGRNASGQTHYLSLSGFEIYGRVVSICDDIGKGAKEAEAKIRKERRQIRAQLKHITTGARVVRGVDWHWDDQDGCCEGTVTGEIHNGWIDVKWDHGGRNSYRMGAEGKYDLKLANCDNLSMFEGGTSIAPMTAVTAAGQTAGAAGGKKFEKAGTLTSRKSSSTPSLPEATEINRNTEVPSDQAASADNLAWKQAVEAITESVFSSAKTQMLNSTAGNSGDDGDSSGMGSSATTGGSGVTLLRERENIADLSAINNSMQAINANVVSDLATITENLVLTEANSSNVSGSTVSSSTGYGGTGGSSSRNALAAIFGNAGVVGTQAPSAVSSTSATPSITTGPLLRSVSLQQSSDEPKSNIEANNKMNANNSASASGSMGKGLLVNLRANTSAGQRVSQFSSEALEMIDKMRDGVDMIRNNTNNILSSDILSLSAANLMTSAVKFSNVTGKPESSTDQLSTDTSGASVVVDCSATAAEKSVRTPTLKVDAEKRSNIEMAEYKNFSGIPSTTLTTNRSTSVNEQQVQQLQPPPPVEVDQQHAGDLQPVDNTQQLGGSADNVNVSVSNQMSVSVPNLTTTSVSETTSQSEVTSHTGLLETFAAMARRRTSQGTTNLQNNQMISSNSNSNERNNQSVGTSSFFPRGPNSVTSLVKLALSSNFHSGLLSTAQSYPSLSSNNAGNSGGSNTGTVGNGNSSAGQQVQTSINPALTMSLTSTSSDSEQVSLEDFLESCRAPALLGDMDDDDEMDEDNDDEENEDEYEEVGVSRLNTLLQVMVSRNLLTFMDDETLENRLAGVSKRKSWDDEFVLKRQFSALIPAFDPRPGRTNVNQTSDLDVPVPGTSAESLRQDEHVPLPQPVLSLVLRGPSIGGVPDVEIELSNSEWTIFRAVQELLQVSQLNKTDKFRKAWEPTYTIVYREVTPQECISGGISGTVMECDDGPNTPVVSSKSGASTLSPNSPIRGEFTTSENVTCSVDDVLQLLSQLNALNQKDSVTEVVNTTTVSVDANTNTAGGNLPHELFMSKKITNKLQQQIQDPLVLASNSLPNWCEDLNQACPFLFPFETRQLYFNFTAFGASRSIVCLQSQRDVTLERQRMPGLSPRRDDQHEFRVGRLKHERVKVPRNENLLEWAMQVMKVHCNRKSVLEVEFVGEQGTGLGPTLEFFALVAAELQRTDLCMWLCDDADLELPDKAQSDQTEHLIANDDIKPVGYYVNRREHGLFPAPLPQNSEICDRVSKYFWFLGVFLAKVLQDMRLVDLPLSNSFLKLLCHNKVLSRGVHQIQSNPVSEDPMTSSVVSEDSELAETCSKLLSGVGGNTNTEYNSAIPTSWYDGILAYENLAEIDPIRYEFIRELQELVTRKQAVESDALLTPEQRREYLAALKLRTKRNEEIDLEDLALTFTYLPSSSVYGYSYSELLPNGANIDVTLNNLEEYCDLLINYVLQDGIAKQLEAFHRGFCEVFPLKKLAAFSPPEARMMICGEQHPEWTREDLISYTEPKLGYSKDSPGFLRFVNVLMSMTGPERKAFLQFTTGCSSLPPGGLANLHPRLTVVRKVDAGDGSYPSVNTCVHYLKLPDYQTEEIMKERLLTATKEKGFHLN, from the exons ATGGGGGACGTTGATCCTGAAACACTCTTAGAATGGCTATCCATGGGTCAGGGGGATGAGCGCGACATGCAATTGATAGCCTTAGAGCAACTATGTATGCTTCTGCTTATGTCCGATAATGTAGATCGGTGCTTTGAAAG TTGTCCACCACGCACATTCTTACCAGCGCTTTGTAAAATCTTTTTGGATGACCTCGCACCAGAAAATGTTCTCGAGGTTACCGCACGCGCTATTACATATTATCTTGACGTGTCAGCTGAATGCACCCGCCGCATAGTGGCTATCGATGGTGCTATTAAAGCGATTTGCAATCGTTTGGTTGTCGCCGATTTATCATCGCGCACCTCTCGCGATCTAGCCGAACAATGCATCAAGGTATTGGAATTGATTTGTACCCGTGAGGCGGGTGCCGTCTTTGATGGTGGCGGCTTAAATTGTGTACTCACTTTTATACGTGATTGTGGTTCACAAGTACATAAGGATACATTGCACTCCGCTATGGCGGTGGTGTCACGTCTCTGCACCAAAGTCGAACCGAATGCACCATGCATTCAAAATTGCGTCGAAAGTTTAAGCacactcttgcaacatgaggaTCCAATGGTAGCGGATGGTGCCCTTAAATGTTTCGCTTCAGTTGCTGATCGCTATACGCGTAAATGGGTTGATCCAGCTCCTTTGGCTGAGTACGGACTTGTGGAAGAACTGTTGAAACGCTTGGGCAATGCTGCGGGACCTATCAATAATACATCAACCACGACCGCGGCCAGCCCAGTTGCAACTGCTGGCGCTTCAACCTCGACCACCAGCACTGGCAGTGGTGGCAATAACGACAACATAAGTAGCGTTACTACAACAACAGCTACGCAGAACAAACCAACTGCAACAAGTGATTCCTCAAGAACATCGCAATCGATTTCAACAACCATATCTTTACTATCCACCTTATGTCGTGGCTCGCCGTCTATTACACACGATTTATTACGCTCCCAATTGCCAGATGCAATTGAACGTGCATTGAAGGGTGATGAACGCTGTGTGTTAGATTGTATGCGTTTGGCCGATTTACTTTTACTATTACTATTCGAGGGACGTCAAGCATTGAATCGTGTTGGCACAGCCGGTGGCGCTCAAGGACAGCTGGCAGCACGTGTACGTCGCAATGATTCGAGTGCCGAGCGTACACATCGTCAATTGATCGACTGCATACGTTCTAAAGATACTGAAGCGCTGCAAGAAGCTATCGAATCGGGTGGCATCGATGTCAACTGCATGGATGATGTTGGTCAGACTTTATTGAATTGGGCCTCCGCCTTTGGCACGCTTGAGATGGTCGAGTATTTGTGTGAAAAGGGCGCTGATGTGAATAAGGGACAGCGCAGCTCATCCTTACATTATGCCGCTTGTTTTGGTCGACCCAGTATAGCGAAGGTGCTATTAAAATATGGCGCCTATCCAGATTTGCGCGATGAAGATGGTAAAACACCGCTAGATAAAGCACGTGAACGCGCCGATGATGGTCATCGTGAGGTGGCTGCCATATTGCAATCACCCGGCGAATGGATGGCCGCCGGCAATTTGGCAGCCAACAAGGACGGTACTGACGATAATGGCACATTAGAACCGCGTGGTGATCCAGAAATGGCAccgatttatttgaaattatttttgccGGTTTTCTGTCGCACTTTCCAGGGCACAATGTTGGCCAGCGTTAGGCGTGCCAGTCTTGGTCTTATTAAGAAAATGGTGCAGTATGCGCAATCTGGTGTTTTAAAAGGTCTTTGTGAACCACAATTGCAACTAGAATCGATAGCTGTTACGAGCACAAACGCTCAAAATTTGGGCACATTGTTGGTGGAAGTGGTGGCCAGCGTGTTGGACAATGAG GATGATGATGATGGCCATTTGGTGGTGTTAAATATAATCGAAGAACTGATGAGTAAAACACAGGACGAATTTTTGGATCATTTTGCACGTCTTGGCGTATTTTCGAAAGTGCAGGCTCTAATGGAGCCGGATAATGAAATCAATGATGCCACTACAACAACTGTGCATGTTGGAGCTAACGCTATCACAGCAACGACAGTCGAAGATCAGCTAAATCAAAGTAGTAGCAGTGGAATAACCAGTTCCACGCAGCAAACCACTACAGCTACAG ATGATGCTATGGAGGATGCTAAAGAAATTCTTCAAGGCAAAGCTTATCACTGGCATGAGTGGAGTATTTGTCGTGGACGCGATTGCTTGTATGTATGGTCCGATTCAGCGGCATTAGAGCTTTCGAATGGTTCGAATGGCTGGTTCCGCTTTATACTCGATGGCAAGTTGGCTACAATGTATTCTAGTGGCAGTCCTGAAAATGGCAATGACAGTTCAG GAAGGGGTCGTGGCATGGATTCTGTTACTAGTGAAG AAAATCGTGGTGAGTTTCTCGAGAAATTGTTGCGTGCGCGTTCCGCCGTACGGCCGGGTACACCCTCGCAACCCATACTGCCGACCGTAAGTGTTTTGCGTCTGGTCGTCGGAAACTGGGTGCTTCAATCACAGAAACCCAATCAACTACAAATACACAACACCGAAGGTCATCAAGTGACCATTTTACAGGATGAGTTGCCCGGTTTCATATTCGAGAGTAATCGTGGCACCAAACACACTTTTACCGCCGAGCATACACTCGGTCCCGATTTTGCATCCGGTTGGTCCACCGgcaagaagaagaaaataaaaaccaaaactgAAGTGCAGAAGACACAAGTAAAGAATTTAGCACGTGaactttataataaatactTCAAGGCGGCACAAGCTGTGCCGCGCGGTGCTGTTGCCAAGCTCACTTCCATTGTAAAGCAAATCGAAGTCGCATTGGAGGAGCAACGTTTGTCGCCACACTCGAATTGGCAAGAGAAATTACGCACATCACTGAATGAGTTGGCACAACTGTTGCACGAAGATGGTGTAGTTAGTGCGTATGAGATGCATTCGTCTGGACTCGTGCAATCTTTGGTAGCGGTACTCTCGAAGAATTACTGGGATAATGGCTTGTCACGcaacaaaaccaataaaatgcTAAAGCAgcgcataaatattttcaaacaatgcATCTTTGATGCCAAGCTGCCCAGCGGCGATGTACGCAATACAACAGCCAGCATTCTGGTGCAAAAGTTGGTGGCCGTTTTAGAGAGCACCGAAAAATTGCCCATCTATATGTATGATGCGCCTGGCGCCAGTTATGGTTTACAGATTTTAACTAAACGTTTGCGTTTCCGTTTGGAGCGTGCTGCCTGTGAGACGACGCTTTTCGATCGCACCGGTCGTACTTTGAAAATGGAACCCTTAGCTACAGTCGGTCAGTTAGCTAAGTATTTGCTGAAAATGGTTGCTAAACAATGGTATGACATGGATCGTTCTACGTACCATTATCTAAAGAAATTGCGTGAACATCGTCAAGGTATGGTCTTTAAGCATCATTACGATTTCGATGAAGAAGGTCTTATTTACTATATCGGTTCAAATGGTGGCACCTGTGATTGGGTGAATCCCGCCCAGTATGGCTTAGTGCAGGTGACCAGCTCGGAAGGTAAGACACTGCCATATGGTAAGTTGGAGGACATACTCTCGCGTGATAGCGTGTCGGTGAACTGTCACACAAAAGACAATAAGAAAGCCTGGTTCGCTATAGACCTCGGTGTCTATATAATACCAAATGCTTACACTTTGCGTCACGCACGTGGCTATGGACGTTCCGCACTACGAAATTGGATGTTACAAGGTTCAAAGGATGGTGTTACTTGGACTACGCTCGTTACCCACACGGATGACAAGAGTTTGGTAGAGCCCGGCAGCACTGCTACGTGGCCCATAGTGTGTTCACCCGATGAGATGCACGGTTTCCGCCACATACGCGTACAACAGAATGGACGCAATGCCTCGGGTCAGACACATTATCTCAGTCTTAGCGGTTTCGAGATTTATGGACGTGTGGTGAGCATCTGCGATGATATTGGTAAAGGCGCCAAGGAAGCAGAGGCTAAAATACGCAAGGAACGTCGTCAAATACGCGCACAACTCAAGCATATAACAACGGGCGCACGTGTAGTGCGCGGCGTTGACTGGCATTGGGATGATCAGGATGGTTGCTGTGAGGGCACCGTTACTGGCGAGATACACAATGGTTGGATCGATGTAAAGTGGGATCATGGCGGACGTAATTCGTATCGTATGGGTGCCGAGGGCAAATATGATTTGAAATTGGCAAACTGCGACAATTTATCCATGTTCGAGGGTGGCACATCAATTGCACCGATGACTGCCGTTACAGCAGCCGGCCAAACAGCAGGCGCAGCAGGTGGCAAGAAATTCGAAAAGGCCGGCACGCTTACGTCACGCAAGTCCAGCTCGACGCCATCACTACCTGAGGCAACTGAAATCAATCGTAATACGGAAGTGCCTTCTGATCAGGCAGCATCCGCTGATAACTTGGCTTGGAAGCAAGCTGTTGAGGCTATCACGGAGAGTGTCTTTAGTTCGGCCAAGACACAAATGCTTAATTCCACAGCTGGCAATAGTGGTGATGATGGCGACAGCAGCGGTATGGGTAGTTCGGCAACAACTGGTGGCAGCGGTGTTACCTTATTGCGTGAACGTGAAAATATTGCCGATCTTTCAGCCATTAACAACTCGATGCAGGCTATTAATGCGAATGTTGTCTCTGATTTGGCTACAATAACCGAAAATTTGGTATTGACTGAGGCGAATTCGTCCAATGTCAGTGGCAGCACAGTGAGTTCCTCAACTGGTTATGGTGGCACTGGTGGCAGTAGTAGCCGCAATGCACTGGCCGCTATTTTTGGCAATGCCGGCGTGGTTGGCACTCAGGCACCGAGTGCCGTTTCAAGCACATCAGCAACGCCGTCAATCACTACCGGTCCGTTACTGCGTAGCGTATCGTTGCAACAAAGTAGCGATGAACCGAAATCAAATATTGAGGCCAATAATAAGATGAATGCCAATAATTCGGCAAGCGCCAGCGGCAGCATGGGCAAAGGACTTTTAGTTAATCTACGCGCGAATACATCAGCTGGCCAGCGTGTGTCACAGTTCTCATCGGAGGCCTTGGAGATGATCGATAAAATGCGCGATGGTGTAGACATGATACGCAACAACACCAATAACATCCTCTCTTCGGATATACTTTCACTTTCGGCGGCAAATTTAATGACATCAGCCGTTAAGTTTTCAAATGTCACCGGTAAGCCTGAGAGCAGCACCGATCAGCTCTCCACAGATACTTCGGGCGCTTCGGTGGTGGTCGATTGCAGCGCTACCGCGGCCGAGAAATCTGTACGCACGCCCACTCTGAAGGTCGACGCAGAGAAACGTAGTAATATTGAAATGGCTGAATATAAAAACTTCTCCGGCATACCCAGTACTACATTGACCACCAATAGATCGACCAGTGTTAACGAGCAACAAGTACAACAGTTACAACCACCACCGCCTGTTGAAGTAGACCAACAGCATGCAGGTGATTTACAACCTGTCGACAACACACAACAATTGGGCGGTTCCGCCGATAATGTTAATGTCTCCGTGTCGAATCAAATGAGTGTTAGTGTTCCTAATCTAACTACGACATCTGTTTCGGAGACCACCTCACAATCTGAAGTGACCAGTCATACTGGACTTTTGGAGACTTTTGCCGCTATGGCACGACGTCGCACCTCGCAAGGCACAACAAATCTGCAGAACAACCAAATGATCAGCTCCAATTCAAATTCGAATGAGCGCAATAATCAGAGTGTTGGCACCAGCTCTTTCTTCCCACGTGGACCGAATTCGGTAACGAGCCTCGTGAAATTAGCATTATCCAGCAATTTCCACTCGGGTCTATTGAGCACCGCCCAAAGTTATCCAAGTCTGTCGTCAAATAATGCCG GCAACAGTGGTGGTTCAAATACTGGCACCGTTGGTAATGGCAACTCCTCTGCAGGTCAACAAGTTCAAACATCTATAAATCCGGCACTAACGATGAGTCTCACGTCGACTTCGAGTGATAGCGAACAAGTTTCACTAGAAGATTTCTTGGAGAGTTGTCGTGCACCAGCTCTACTCGGCGATATGGACGATGACGATGAAATGGACGAAGACAATGATGATGAAGAGAACGAAGACGAATATGAAGAAGTTGGAGTAAGTCGATTG AACACATTGCTGCAGGTGATGGTTTCCCGCAATCTGCTGACCTTCATGGACGACGAGACCTTGGAAAATCGTTTAGCCGGCGTGAGCAAGCGCAAATCATGGGATGATGAATTTGTGCTAAAGCGTCAGTTCTCCGCACTGATACCAGCCTTCGATCCCCGCCCTGGACGTACTAATGTCAATCAAACATCAGACTTGGATGTACCAGTACCAGGTACAAGTGCTGAATCGTTGCGTCAAGATGAGCATGTACCGCTACCACAGCCAGTACTATCGTTGGTTCTGCGTGGACCCAGCATAGGTGGGGTACCAGATGTCGAAATCGAATTGAGTAATAGCGAGTGGACGATATTCCGCGCCGTGCAGGAGCTTTTGCAAGTTTCACAATTGAACAAGACAGATAAGTTCCGCAAAGCCTGGGAACCAACGTACACAATTGTCTATCGCGAGGTGACGCCACAAGAGTGCATTAGCGGTGGCATCAGTGGCACTGTTATGGAATGTGATGATGGTCCAAATACACCAGTGGTATCGTCAAAGAGCGGTGCATCTACGCTCTCACCAAATTCGCCAATACGCGGCGAATTCACAACATCTGAGAATGTCACCTGCTCAGTTGATGATGTTTTGCAATTGCTCAGCCAATTGAATGCGCTCAATCAAAAGGATAGCGTTACAGAAGTAGTAAATACAACAACCGTTAGCGTTGACGCAAATACAAATACAGCTGGCGGTAATCTGCCACACGAACTTTTTATGAGTAAGAAAATCACCaacaaactacaacaacagaTACAGGACCCCTTGGTGTTGGCAAGCAATTCTTTGCCCAATTGGTGTGAAGATCTCAATCAGGCTTGTCCGTTCCTGTTTCCATTCGAAACACGCCAGCTATACTTCAATTTCACTGCATTTGGCGCTTCACGTAGTATTGTTTGTCTACAATCGCAACGTGATGTCACCTTGGAGCGTCAACGCATGCCCGGACTCAGTCCACGACGTGATGATCAGCACGAGTTCCGTGTCGGCCGTTTGAAGCATGAACGCGTTAAGGTGCCACGCAATGAGAATCTGCTCGAGTGGGCCATGCAGGTGATGAAGGTGCACTGCAATCGCAAGTCAGTGCTCGAGGTGGAATTTGTGGGCGAACAGGGTACTGGTCTGGGACCTACATTAGAGTTTTTTGCATTG gtcGCAGCCGAACTACAGCGCACTGATCTCTGCATGTGGCTGTGCGATGACGCTGATCTGGAGTTACCCGACAAAGCTCAAAGCGATCAAACTGAACATCTAATAGCCAACGATGATATTAAACCAGTTGGCTATTATGTAAATCGTCGCGAGCACGGCCTTTTTCCAGCGCCATTACCGCAAAATTCGGAAATTTGCGATCGTGTATCGAAATACTTTTGGTTCCTTGGTGTATTTTTGGCTAAAGTGTTGCAAGATATGCGTTTAGTGGATTTACCACTTTCGAATTCGTTCCTAAAATTATTATGTCACAATAAAGTGCTATCTCGTGGTGTACATCAAATTCAATCGAATCCTGTCTCCGAAGATCCGATGACCTCATCCGTAGTATCTGAGGATTCCGAATTGGCCGAAACTTGCTCGAAACTATTAAGTGGTGTCGGTGGTAATACCAACACAGAATATAACAGCGCCATCCCTACCAGTTGGTATGATGGTATTTTGGCGTATGAAAATCTTGCCGAAATCGATCCGATCCGTTATGAGTTTATAAGGGAATTGCAGGAATTGGTTACACGTAAACAGGCTGTTGAAAGTGACGCCTTACTCACGCCCGAACAGAGACGTGAGTATTTAGCCGCACTAAAATTACGTACTAAACGAAATGAAGAAATCGATTTGGAGGATTTAGCCTTGACATTTACCTATTTACCCAGTTCTTCTGTTTACGGTTATTCGTATTCTGAACTGTTACCAAATGGCGCTAACATTGATGTTACGCTTAATAATTTGGAAGAATATTGCGATCTgttgataaattatgttttgcAAGACGGCATTGCCAAACAATTGGAAGCATTTCATCGTGGTTTCTGTGAGGTGTTCCCACTGAAAAAGTTGGCCGCATTCAGTCCGCCAGAGGCGCGTATGATGATTTGCGGTGAGCAACATCCGGAATGGACACGTGAAGATCTCATCAGCTACACAGAGCCGAAACTTGGTTACTCCAAAGATAG CCCTGGCTTCTTGCGTTTTGTCAACGTACTAATGAGTATGACAGGACCCGAGCGTAAGGCGTTCCTACAATTCACCACCGGCTGCAGTAGTCTACCACCAGGCGGTCTAGCTAACTTGCATCCACGTTTAACTGTCGTACGTAAAGTAGATGCCGGCGATGGTAGCTACCCATCGGTTAACACCTGCGTGCATTACCTCAAGCTGCCCGATTATCAAACCGAGGAAATAATGAAAGAACGTTTACTGACTGCAACAAAAGAGAAAGGATTCCATTtgaattaa